The Pleurodeles waltl isolate 20211129_DDA chromosome 10, aPleWal1.hap1.20221129, whole genome shotgun sequence sequence acttgtatagctcgctactcacccattagggtctcaagacattgtacgcataccactgtggaacccctcctgggttTTCCCTttaggcgcccactcctggacagccccagggtgaagccaggcatccaagcgctgtgagggccattgtgtagattaagcaagctattgcccagagttacagagtgggacctgttaattagattaggcaccgcagcaagaattatctggtccaagggaattgagcccaagtcctgccaaggtgggaattgaaccctgctcccgggccagatctctgcatcagggtctgccactctaaccattgtgccacacttctccacatgttTTCGCccatgtcaaactgacccagatagacaatccacaaacagccagagtcacagaatggttactatctaaaagtggcattttcaaaccaacaatctgaaaaccaaatcactaaaagatgtgtttttaaattgtgagctcagagaccctaaactccatatttctatctgctcctaaagggaatttggactttaatattatttaaaggctgcccccatgttaacctatgagagagataggccttgcacaaaacccaaatttgttggtatttcactgtcaggacatgtaaaacacgtaagtacatgttccacctttaacatacactgcaccccacccatGGGGCTAGCAAGGGCTTACCTTAAGGGTACCTTATATGTTTAAAATGGGAATGTTTTAggtctggcaagagggtacacttgccaagtacaaTTAGCTGTTAAAAACTGcatatacagacactgcaggtctgagccatgtttacagggctactaatgttgatggcacaaccaatgctgcacgCCTAATAAtactactgcactgtactagggacgaactcgtaaataaaatatgccaatcatggaaagccaattacacataccttttacataggaacacttgtactttagcactggatagcagtgctaaagtaaccagagtattaaaaacagcaaaaatatattccagcacacatcaacaacctgggaaacagaggcaaaaagttaggggaaaccacgccaaggatgccacgtctaacaagcatttaataaaatacctGGTACTGTTGCTAGTGAAAGTTATGGACCATGCATCTCACATGGACCAGTGTGACTGGTAATTGTTGGAAGTAGAGCTGTTTCTGTGTCAACATGTGTTGGCCACAGTGGCCTTGAAAACAAAACTGGTAAATATTTGTGACATTGAACCACTATCACAACTACTACTACTAGGAGCATATCCATAGTTCACCTACTGGCAACATGGTCTCCAGTAGGCCAAGGATATATTTTAAATAACATGACTCTAATTAGGTTATGCTTATCACGTGAAATTCCCAAACTACTCCTTTACGCCACATTGCGTAACTGTACGCTATTTGTAGAAAAATGTTACCTCGAGTGCTCCAGAATAAAAGCGAAAAGCCAGTACAATGCGTCCTTACATCAAATGCAGCTGCAAGGTCACATTTTGCCCTAAATTATACTGCTGTATGATGACTTTCTATTTAATGTAATTACATGCTATTTCACATAATTTTCCTGAAATTCATATAACTTGCGAAAGCAAATCAGAAGAATTTCACAAATCACTTAGCGTCTAAGTGCTGGTGAAATGTGACCATGCTATGTAAAATGAGGTGTGGGCGGAACACATGGAGTTTCACTCAGCGAAATTCTATGGAGTTATATAAAAACATTTTGCAGAGTTACACAAGTGGGTGGAAATCAGCATGTTGCACTGCTAGCTCTGATTTTTAGTGCGGAGAGCTTGTTCCTCACTGCAAAATTAGCGAGAACGGCACTATGCAAAGCACCAGATGGCTGTgcttccttgctgcagctcgagtagattttttactcgagctgcagctttctcacgACGAATGGTCGTGAGCACCGTCTGTGACCACCCACACTGGTAAAATCTTACCAGGTGGCCGCCTAGCTCCTGAAACTGGTACTTAAAGTCGCCAATTCTTGCTCATGCTCACCAACTTCCCATTGGCGAGTCGTGCATGAGAAAAAACTCTACCACTCATTGGTTGGCAGAGTTTGTCCGGAACTCTGCGTACAAGTGTAACATGGGGTGGCCAAAACTCCACACACTCTACCTGTGGAGTAGAATTTATTGTTCACCCCTAAAAAATGACTACAGATTGTAACAGATctgaagcaatatatatatatcaccagcaAAAAACCTAATTAGCATGACTATATTTTCTTTCAAAAGTAACCAGTATTTAACTTGTGTTACCTGCTTGTGATTTGTATTTCATTCCTATTAGAAGCCCTTAAGGTCCATTGTCCTAAAATTAGATGTGGCAGGGTTCATTTATAGATCCATagtacactaaggcggtcattctgaccctggcggtcaaagaccgccagggcggaggaccgcgggagcaccgccgacaggccggcggtgctccaatggggattccgaccgcggcggtaaagccgcggtcggaccggcaacactggcggtctcccgccagtgtaccgccgccccattgaatcctccaaggcggcgcagcttgctgcgccgccgaggggattccgaccccccctaccgccatccagatcccggcggtccgaccgccgggatccggatggcggtagggtgggtcgcggggcccctgggggcccctgcagtgcccatgccactggcatgggcattgcaggggcccccgtaagagggcccctaaatgtatttcactgtctgctgcgcagacagtgaaatacgcgacgggtgcaactgcacccgtcgcacagcttccgctccgccggctcgattccgagccggcttcatcgtggaagcctctttcccgctgggctggcgggcggcctgaaggcgaccgcccgccagcccagcgggaaagtcagaattaccgccacggtctttcgaccgcggaacggtaacctgatggcgggactttggcgggcggcctccgccgcccaccaaggtcagaatgagggcctaagttctgatTAACTTTTATCCTTATGGCTGAAGTTTTTCAAAGATGCAAGTGGTCAGGGCAAATTGGAAGGACAGTGAGGCCACTATTCTTTGAAATAATGGCAGCAACCATGTTTAAATACCACAATGTTCAATAAGCATTTTATTTTGCATGCCTCCGTATAATGCAGAAAATTTACTCCTTTGCCATTCACCACTGAAGAATGTATACATACACAATCATTCTTTGGATTGGTACAAGAAACCTTTGGTATTTTCGAATAGtacttgaaagaaagaaagaagtgatCAGGATGTTGAAACACCACTGTGTTCAGAGTGAAATATCTGACGGGTAGCTATAGATGTGATATATTTGCCAAGATGTGTATACATAAGACGTAAATTGAGATTTGTTAAAGGAATGTACAgctgtgtgtgtgagcgtgtgtgtgtatgtataaagcAAATTCGACGTCCATAGCTTCAATGAATTTGGATTTTTCTTCGTCTGCAATGTAATAAGTGATACCTCAGGTGAGATCAAAGTGAAGTCACTGATAATGTCACTGGTAATGCTCTGTTTACTAGTATGTAGGACACCTCTAGCAAATCTTGCTCATTGTATTTGAGGAAATACGATTACAATTCGACCTTTGTGGCCAAATTTCAAGGGCTTGAGGGTTTGTCtgcaatgctaaaatcacttaagatatgtattttttatatagaGATCTAAATTAGCTCCAGGGATATACAGTTCAAAGAAATTCTTTTaagaatgttttcttcatttttgcaGATTCAATGGCTCACACCAAACTGACAAACCTAACCGTGGTTAAAGAATTCATCCTGCTGGGACTCTCAGACCACCCAGGGCAGAACCCAGTCCTATTTTTCCTCTTCCTTGCAATGTATTTGATCACTTTAGGCGGGAACTCTAGTATCAGCACTATCATTGTGGCTGACTCTCAGCTTCACACTCCAATGTATTTCTTTCTGTTCAACCTCTCTGTTCTTGACATGTGCTTGACCACAGTTCTCCTTCCTAAAATGCTATCAAATCTCCTAATAAATAAGAAGACAATTCCCTTTTATGACTGTATTACGCAACTATACTTCTTTGCTTTCTTTGCCACCACTGAGGTTTTTCTTCTAGCAGTGATGGCTATAGACAGATATGTAGCCATCTGTCGGCCTCTGCATTACACCACTCTCATGAGCACTAAAGTCTGCACCATTCTGACAGCTAGTTCTTGGATAGTGAGCTGCCTGCATTCCGTGTTATACAGTGTGCTTATTTCGAATTTTACCTACTGTGGGCCCAATCAGATCCAACAATTCTTCTGTGATGTCCCACCACTGCTGATGCTCTCCTGCTCTGACACATCCAGCTATGAGCTACTTATCCTAACCGAGTCCTCCTTCATTTTGTTGGTAACCCTTATGTCTGTTGTGGTCTCCTACATGTGTAtcatatatacaattttaaagatgcAGACAAAAGAAGGGAGGCAAAGAACCTTTTCCACCTGTTCTTCTCACTTAATTGTCGTCACCTTGTACTATGGCACTGTACTTTTTAACTACATCCGGCCGACATCAAGCTACTCACTCCAGAAGGACAAAGTGATGACGGTGATATACACTGCCGTGACCCCGATGATCAATCCTTTCATCTACTGCCTGAGGAACACCCAAGTAAAGGAAGCACTGAGAAGGGTGATGAGCAGATACATTTTACAAAGTACTATGTGAAAGCTGGTGCTTTGATTAGAGTTTAGTAACCTGAGTGGTAAAACTGTTTAAATATAATGAATATTATGCTCATGTTGAGAAAACCCCTCTTTGTGGGTGATCTCCCCCATTTTGCGCTGACTTGTACTTCTGTTTTTTGAAGTTTACATACAGGGGCACTGCTGCCAAAATATTTTCAGTACTTCTTCTCTCATTTTACTATAAATGTTGCCAGAGTCTCTCATTTAAGAAGGTTCAGGAAAggtttctgttggacctggctttttgacagggtcatccccaaactttttgccttcctccttttctttttctgacctcatttttgctggtttttagactctgcgcactttaccactgctaaccagtgctaaagtgcatatgctctctcccttaaaacatggtaaccttgaatcatacctgattggactattaatttacttataagtccctagtaaggtgcactttatgtgcatagggctggtaaattaaatgctactagtgggccagcagcactggttgtgccacccacttaagtagccccttttccttgtctcaggcctgccattgcaaggcctgtgtgtgcagtttcactgccacctcgacttggcatttaaaagtacttgccaagcctagaactcccctttttctacatataagtcacccttaatgtgtgccctaggtaacccctagagcagggtgctgtgtaggtaaaaggcaggacatgtaccagtgtagttatatgtcctggtagtgtaaaacccctgaattcgtttttacactactgtgaggcctgctcccttcataggctaacattggggctgccctcatacactgttgaagtggcagctgctgatctgaaaggagcaggaaggtcatatttagtatggccagaatggtaatacaaaatcctgctgactggtgaagtcggatttaatattactattctagaaatgccacttttagaaagtgagcatttctttgcacttaaatccttctgtgccttacaatccacgtctggctgggcttggttgacagctccttgtgcattcactcagacacaccccaaacacagggtactcagcctcacttgcatacatctgcattttgaatgggtcttcctgggctgggagggtggagggcctactctcacacaaaggactgccacaccccctactgggaccctggcagacaggattgaactgaaaggggacctggtgcacttcttagccactctttgaagtctcccccacttcaaaggcacatttggttataaaacagggcctctgccctacctcatcagacacttgctggagaagaaacctgaaccagaaactacatcctgccaagaagaactgcctggctgctcaaaggactcacctgtctgctttctccaaaggactgctgccttgctgttgccctgctgccttgctgaactcttgtctggctgtgaaagtgctctccaagggcttggatagagcttgcctcctgttccttgatgtctcaggaccaaaaagacttctctcttttacttggacgctccgtgcgctgaaaaatctcgacgcacagcttgtttcgtggcgagaaaaacgccgcactccgacgctgatcgatgcgacgctctggggacgatcgaaggtccgacgcacggcctcgcaaggacaacgccgcccgacctctagaggagaaatcgacgcgacgcctgtcgtgagatcgtaatttcaacgcgcagccccgcagatcgaagtctagaggagaaatcaacgcaacgcctgccgtgagatcgtaatttcgacacgcagccccgcagaccgacgcacagccgaagaacaagcaggaaaatccacgcacagacccgggacatctggtaatccccgcgatccacagaaagagactgtccgcgcgccggaaaacgacgcccgacatccccgcgtggaaaataacgacgcaagtctgtgtgtgctggggagaaatctacgcacacacccctttttccacgcacctcttcctctgaccctctgaggagattttccaccagaaactaggtactttgtgtttgaaagagactttgtttactttctaaagacttaagacactttctatcacttttcagtgatatctttacaaattcgtattgcaactttgatcgttttgacctgaagatacccagataaatattatatatttttctaaacactgtgtcgtgtatttttgtggtgttatgctatggtgttgtatgatttattgcacaaatgctttacacattgccttctaagttaagtctgactgctcgtgccaagctaccggagggtgagcacaggctgattttggattgtgtgtgacttaccctgactagagtgagggttcttgcttggacagagggcaacctgactgccaaccaaaaaccctatttctaacattggtgatcagcggtgaggataggacttgtatttgtgcagtgacatacagtagctaagtatttcactacctacccacagttgaaggtcaacttggtttttatctctttttgcaaatccgttttttttcctgacaattttcaaaaactaaatcctcactcaacatgtctctgactgggtctcagacaggggactttgacctagtccagttggatacatatacggtcaaacaactaagaggattctgcagggcattgagggtacccacccaaggggcctccagaaaggaggactttcaagtggcgctgagggcctgggcagaagcccatttagaggatgatgaggaagaggagccagaaaatggcccctcagaggaattttcactatctgtggatggtgttaccactgcaattgtgcacccttccagaccagggagtagTGTCTcggtgcaaagcctgaccgcagaggaaaggagagaagaaagggagttccaattgcaaatggcaaaactgaaaattgaggctcaacaggaggagagaagggcagaaagggaagccaaacaagctgagactgaaagagcagccaaacaggttgaagctgaaagggcagccaaacaagcggaagctgaaagaacagccaaacaagcggaagctgaaagagcagccaaacaggtggaagctgaaaaagctttggctgaaaagaaactattgttggctcatgaactgagtctcaaggagctggagatcaaggcaagacagtctgaatccagcaataatggtggcagcatactgacaggacctgctggagaaaagaaggttcgtatacccaaaaatgtggtgcccagttttgtggtgggagatgacatacagtagataaatggttagctgcttatgaagttgcactaagggctcatgaggttcctgaagaggaatggggggtagctatgtggggttatgtaccgccattggggagggatacactcctcacattggatcaacctgatcaaaacacatacccacttcagaaagccactttacttgccaagtttgggctgacccctgagggataccgtcagaggttcagggacagcaccaaacaaaccacacaaacatgggtagatttctttgacttctccagtaaggcactgaatggatgggtgcggggcaacaaagtagctgattataaaggtttatatgacttgattctgagagagcatatgcttaatactacttttacagagttgcgccagcacttagtggatagtaagctgactgatcccaggaagcttgctgaggaggcggacctctgggcaagcaccagagtgtccaaaaaggtatctgggagtgaccccgagaagggtagttccggttccccccaacaaagtgagggggaggttagaaatgacccagaggagtcccagagtaaggggggaagaaagggttcccatacctcatctgagaaacagggtgggggttctggtgggcagtggcccaaagcatcccattcccaaccccgctgctttgagtgttcccagataggacacaggaagggggactctgtctgtccaaagaactcacccaatattgggacctctacaggggtggcccatgtggccttagggcaATGTAGTCCCCAGgagcaggtcgtagaccatgccttcatctcctttagttgggaggtggactcatagggtaaactggtgatccctgagggtgggagtcgtcacttccaccaggtgggagtgaatgggaacCCAGTCACCgccctgagagacacaggggctagtcttaccatgattgtggagagactagtgtcaccagagcagtacaccggacaggtgtgtagagtgactccagccattggggaagatttcttccgccccatggcccgggtgtccctagagtggggtggggaggtgacccagaggcgggtcatagttagtccccagctgcccattgactgcattctggggaatgagtttcccttagtgtccggagagctgagagggccaacccccaagggtgccctaacagttcagatgtctggcagtaccactccccagaggagggtatgtaagcccGATGGGGAGGCACGGCGAGGAAgaactcacccctgtcctctgttcagcctcagagtacagaccctgggctgagggaccagtatcagggacccacccctggcctgttgagaatggagaaggggtgcaagacccctggggttactacacCCCATTCggggatgctacaggaatcccttgggagctccctaccagccccccagttggaggagaagctcagccaacggcccccctcagggtctccacctagcagtggatggtcaggggcctggctcataacactgacagctgtcagtggcatctgttggtttctgtccttgtgggcagagttttccctgggttggggacagaagtcagacccaaggaatggaatgggccacatcactttgttggccatggtgatactgtctgcatactgggatgcatctgtaagcaaattaaagttaggagctgtacagatggggtcctcaggagatgagaagggttccccatgggccagatcagtggccccagagagtatagacaaagaagcctcactgagttcagaaaggcgtagaactggcgagtgcccctgcagtggtgggccattgtccatgttctatcgccttaagcagggaagtccatcagagtgttgattagtctaccctggctataggctgggagggggtcatgttggacctggctttttgacagggtcatccccaaactttttgccttcctccttttctttttctgacctcatttttgctggtttttagactctgcgcactttaccactgctaaccagtgctaaagtgcatatgctctctcccttaaaacatggtaaccttgaatcatacctgattggactattaatttacttataagtccctagtaaggggcactttatgtgcatagggctggtaaattaaatgctactagtgggccagcagcactggttgtgccacccacttaagtagccccttttccttgtctcaggcctgccattgcaaggcctgtgtgtgcagtttcactgccacctcgacttggcatttaaaagtacttgccaagcctagaactcccctttttctacatataagtcacccttaatgtgtgccctaggtaacccctagagcagggtgctgtgtaggtaaaaggcaggacgtgtacctgtgtagttatatgtcctggtagtgtaaaacccctgaattcgtttttacactactgtgaggcctgctcccttcataggctaacattggggctgccctcatacactgttgaagtggcagctgctgatctgaaaggagcaggaaggtcatatttagtatggccagaatggtaatacaaaatcctgctgactggtgaagtcggatttaatattactattctagaaatgccacttttagaaagtgagcatttctttgcacttaaatccttctgtgccttacaatccacgtctggctgggcttggttgacagctccttgtgcattcactcagacacaccccaaacacagggtactcagactcacttgcatacatctgcattttgaatgggtcttcctgggctgggagggtggagggcctgctctcacacaaaggactgccacaccccctactgggaccctggcagacaggattgaactgaaaggggacctggtgcacttcttagccactctttgaagtctcccccacttcaaaggcacatttgggtataaaacagggcctctgccctacctcatcagacacttgctggagaagaaacctgaaccagaaactacatcctgccaagaagaactgcctggctgctcaaaggactcacctgtctgctttctccaaaggactgctgccttgatgttgccctgctgccttgctgaactcttgtctggctgtgaaagtgctctccaagggcttggatagagcttgcctcctgttccttgcagtctgaggaccaaaaagacttctctcttttacttggacgctccgtgcggtgaaaaatttcgacgcacagcttgtttcgcggcgagaaaaacgccgcactccgacgctgatcgacgcgacgctctggggacgatcgaagatccgacgcacggcctcgcaaggacaacgccgcccgacctctagaggagaaatcgacgcgacgcctgccgtgagatcgtaatttcgacgcgcagccccgcagaccgacgtgcagccgaagaacaagcaggaaaatcaggAGTTTGGAGTCCCATCTCAAGTCACTCCTGTGGCTACAAATCAAGGAATTAAATGGCACTTAACAGTCTGCTCCCTGGGAGGCCAACACTTCTTGTGTAATGGCCATGTTAACTACAGTCACAAAAGAAAAGCAGCCATCAGAATCAGTTTAGTTTGGTTGGCTTTCAAGCAACACAAAATATGCCTTTTAAAATTTAGGTTTCCAGTACTGCGAACCTGGTATCTTTGACACCGTAGTCCCAAAAAACATTAGCCTTCTCTCCCTTGCTTTACTGAACtcattttgctggcattaggactctgtgtactttatctCTCCTAACCATTTCTAAGGTGTTTGTGCTTTCTTCATAAAACCTAGTACAATTggattacacctaattggcacattctaTACTTGTAAGTCCTTGGTAAATTGTACTCCatgtacccggggcctgtaaattaaatactacatgTGTTGCtgttttaaactgtgatttctacccAGTAAAATAAAGATTTTGCTATGCTGGTAGGCCCTAAAAcctcatagggcaggatgcatggtatttaataattaggacatgtgggtttaagtttcacatgttctggcagtgaaaaacgcCTAcaattgtttttcactgctgtaaggctagGTCTCCCACATACac is a genomic window containing:
- the LOC138262368 gene encoding olfactory receptor 5J3-like gives rise to the protein MAHTKLTNLTVVKEFILLGLSDHPGQNPVLFFLFLAMYLITLGGNSSISTIIVADSQLHTPMYFFLFNLSVLDMCLTTVLLPKMLSNLLINKKTIPFYDCITQLYFFAFFATTEVFLLAVMAIDRYVAICRPLHYTTLMSTKVCTILTASSWIVSCLHSVLYSVLISNFTYCGPNQIQQFFCDVPPLLMLSCSDTSSYELLILTESSFILLVTLMSVVVSYMCIIYTILKMQTKEGRQRTFSTCSSHLIVVTLYYGTVLFNYIRPTSSYSLQKDKVMTVIYTAVTPMINPFIYCLRNTQVKEALRRVMSRYILQSTM